In a single window of the Biomphalaria glabrata chromosome 5, xgBioGlab47.1, whole genome shotgun sequence genome:
- the LOC106067046 gene encoding WD repeat domain-containing protein 83-like: protein MAWPNKRTQIIDCKQGAVRCVKFNVDGNYCLTCGSDKTVKLWNPHKNLLLKAYIGHGYEVLDAHSSGDNAHICSGGMDKAVVLFDVSTGKTVRKFRDHAGTVNTVCFNEESTVILSGSIDCSVRAWDIRSKKHEPVQILNEAKDSVTSVQVSDHEILTGSADSKVRRYDLRMGKMFSDYVGKPISCVRFTRDGQCVLVSSTDTTVKLIDKDSGEMLNQYQGHKNVSYKIDCCLNHQDTQVLSGSEDGKVFIWDLVEAKLVDTLDHETSRTIHSLSFHPSEPLLLTACADKVFVWESNH from the exons ttgatggCAATTACTGTTTGACTTGTGGAAGTGATAAAACTGTCAAGTTGTGGAACCCGCACAAGAATTTACTTCTGAAGGCTTACATAGGCCATGGATACGAGGTCTTGGATGCTCACAGCTCTGGAGATAATGCCCATATCTGTTCTGGTGGCATGGATAAAGCTGTTGTGCTATTTGATGTATCCACCGGGAAAACTGTGCGGAAGTTTAGGGATCATGCTG GAACAGTAAACACTGTATGCTTCAATGAGGAATCAACTGTCATTTTGTCTGGATCTATCGACTGTTCAGTCAGAGCTTGGGATATAAGGAGTAAAAAGCATGAACCAGTTCAG ATATTGAATGAAGCTAAAGACAGTGTGACTTCTGTTCAGGTCTCTGATCATGAAATTCTTACAGGATCTGCAGACAGCAAAGTGCGAAGATATGATTTAAGAATGGGGAAAATGTTTTCAGATTATGTTGGAA AGCCTATTTCATGCGTGAGATTTACGAGAGATGGTCAATGTGTTCTGGTCAGCTCGACAGATACAACTGTCAAGTTAATAGATAAAGATTCTGGAGAAATGCTAAACCA atATCAAGGTCACAAAAATGTCAGCTACAAAATTGACTGCTGTTTGAATCATCAAGATACTCAGGTTTTGAGTGGCTCAGAAGATGGCAAAGTTTTTATTTGGGATTTGGTAGAG GCCAAACTTGTAGACACACTGGACCATGAAACTAGCAGAACGATTCACTCTCTTTCATTCCACCCATCTGAACCATTGCTACTAACTGCTTGTGCTGACAAGGTTTTTGTTTGGGAGAGTAACCACTAG